The following are encoded together in the Pseudoalteromonas ruthenica genome:
- a CDS encoding Fe(3+) ABC transporter substrate-binding protein codes for MKKALALGLASLLTTLTAAPTLAQDSVNIYSFRQPFLIEPILEKFTAQTGIETNVVFAKKGLIERLKREGKHTRADLVLTSNFSALMQLDDMELTQSINSDAVADNIPASFRDPNGQWVALTKRVRNVYSSKERVGQLSSVRYEDLGSEQFAGKVCMRSGKHPYNLALVASMIAHHGEAQTKQWLTALKQNLARKPQGNDRAQVKAVKEGLCDVAIGNSYYFGKMMQDEQQRTWADAVYINFPNQQDRGAHVNVSGVALTKYAKNKDNALKLIEFMTDNTAQNMYASVNMEYPVKKGVPLSELVASWGDFKEDSLPLSEISKHRQTALKLLDEVKFDL; via the coding sequence ATGAAAAAAGCATTGGCTTTGGGCTTGGCATCGTTACTCACTACGTTAACAGCCGCTCCCACCTTGGCGCAAGACAGCGTCAATATTTACTCGTTTCGTCAGCCTTTTCTTATTGAGCCCATACTAGAGAAGTTTACAGCACAAACGGGAATAGAGACCAACGTGGTGTTTGCGAAAAAAGGGCTTATTGAGCGCTTAAAGCGTGAAGGCAAGCATACTCGCGCTGATTTAGTACTTACCTCTAATTTTAGTGCCTTAATGCAACTAGACGATATGGAGCTAACGCAAAGCATTAATAGCGACGCGGTGGCCGACAATATTCCTGCTAGCTTCCGCGACCCCAATGGGCAATGGGTGGCATTAACCAAACGGGTGCGCAATGTCTACTCGTCAAAAGAACGTGTGGGCCAGTTAAGCAGCGTGCGCTATGAAGACCTGGGGAGCGAGCAATTTGCAGGTAAGGTGTGCATGCGCTCAGGCAAGCACCCTTATAACTTGGCGTTGGTCGCATCTATGATTGCCCATCATGGCGAAGCGCAAACCAAGCAGTGGTTAACCGCGTTAAAGCAGAACCTTGCCCGTAAACCGCAGGGCAACGATCGAGCGCAGGTTAAGGCCGTAAAAGAAGGGCTGTGCGATGTGGCCATCGGTAACAGCTATTACTTTGGAAAAATGATGCAAGACGAGCAACAACGTACTTGGGCTGATGCCGTTTATATTAACTTTCCTAACCAACAAGACCGAGGAGCACACGTTAATGTCTCCGGCGTTGCCTTAACAAAGTATGCTAAAAACAAGGATAACGCCTTGAAACTGATCGAGTTTATGACCGACAATACAGCGCAAAATATGTATGCCTCTGTGAATATGGAATACCCAGTGAAAAAGGGTGTGCCATTGTCTGAGTTAGTTGCCTCTTGGGGTGACTTTAAAGAGGACTCTCTGCCTTTATCGGAAATCAGTAAACATCGTCAAACGGCGTTGAAGCTGCTCGATGAGGTAAAATTCGACCTTTAA
- a CDS encoding Spy/CpxP family protein refolding chaperone produces the protein MKLGKSISATLFSLALASSAVFAGQGGHHNHGERGMFNKRMANYLQLSEQQQSQIDAILDAQKQLQPQRGQRGDMKQQLNALTHTNASFDEQAARALIQEQQAKQLERKIARLHTQHQIWNLLTEQQQQKLQELKEKRQSRGHHKRGH, from the coding sequence ATGAAACTAGGTAAGAGTATTAGCGCGACGTTGTTTTCTTTAGCCTTGGCATCCAGCGCCGTGTTTGCTGGTCAAGGCGGTCACCACAACCATGGTGAGCGTGGTATGTTTAACAAACGTATGGCCAATTATTTACAGCTTAGCGAGCAGCAACAGAGCCAAATCGACGCTATTTTAGATGCGCAAAAGCAACTGCAGCCGCAGCGAGGCCAGCGTGGTGACATGAAACAGCAGCTAAATGCCTTAACGCACACCAATGCGAGCTTCGATGAGCAGGCTGCGCGAGCGTTAATCCAAGAGCAGCAAGCTAAACAGCTTGAACGTAAGATTGCACGGTTACACACCCAGCATCAAATATGGAACTTACTCACCGAGCAGCAGCAACAAAAGTTGCAGGAACTCAAGGAAAAGCGCCAGTCGCGCGGCCATCATAAGCGTGGTCATTAA
- a CDS encoding response regulator transcription factor, which produces MHILLTDDDTELAQMLSEYLQSQHFQVTCAHDGKTGLELAETGNFDLLLLDVMLPELDGFEVLKRLRAQSLMPVIMLTAKGDDFDRIFGLELGADDYIPKPFNHRELLARVKAITRRIEHINATKPRQDLQFAGLDMCMHSRSVSANTQPLALTGTEFAILHLLLQQPGTVISKEQISEQVLGRRLAPYDRSIDMHVSNLRKKIAEHIEAERIRTLRGAGYVLVGDA; this is translated from the coding sequence ATGCATATTTTACTAACCGACGATGATACTGAACTGGCGCAAATGCTCAGCGAATACCTACAGAGCCAGCATTTCCAAGTGACCTGTGCGCATGATGGAAAAACAGGCTTGGAGCTTGCCGAAACTGGCAATTTTGACCTGTTATTACTGGATGTCATGCTGCCAGAGTTAGATGGCTTCGAGGTCTTAAAAAGGCTCAGAGCTCAATCGCTGATGCCAGTCATCATGCTGACCGCCAAAGGCGATGATTTTGATCGTATTTTTGGCCTAGAGCTCGGTGCCGATGACTATATCCCCAAGCCTTTCAACCACCGAGAGCTGCTCGCCCGCGTCAAGGCCATTACTCGACGCATCGAGCATATCAATGCCACTAAGCCTCGTCAGGACTTACAGTTTGCTGGTCTGGATATGTGTATGCATAGCCGCAGCGTCAGCGCCAATACACAGCCTTTAGCACTCACCGGCACTGAGTTTGCTATTTTGCACTTATTACTACAACAACCGGGCACCGTGATCAGTAAAGAGCAAATAAGTGAACAAGTATTGGGCCGCCGCTTAGCGCCATACGACCGCTCTATTGACATGCATGTCAGTAACTTGCGCAAGAAAATAGCCGAACACATTGAGGCCGAGCGTATTCGCACGCTACGCGGTGCCGGTTACGTCTTGGTGGGAGATGCGTAA